One window from the genome of Candidatus Manganitrophaceae bacterium encodes:
- the galU gene encoding UTP--glucose-1-phosphate uridylyltransferase GalU, whose protein sequence is MSARRITKAVIPAAGLGTRFLPATKASPKEMLPLVDKPLIQYVVEEAVAAGIQQIIIITGRGKRAIEDHFDISFELEETLRQNGKIELIESLRKISDMADFCYIRQRQALGLGHAILSAKNLVGDESFAVLLGDDIIDHRTSALQQMIDLYQKNPAPLIGVQRVPKADVRQYGIIQADAAVDGLYKIRDLIEKPTPKEAPSNLAVIGRYILTPEIFELLEKTKPGKNNEIQLTDALKELARIRTIYGYIIEGKRFDAGDKLGFLKATVEMGLKNPELGKEFKKYLKDLPL, encoded by the coding sequence ATGTCAGCACGGCGGATTACAAAAGCGGTTATACCAGCGGCCGGATTGGGGACCCGATTCCTCCCGGCGACCAAGGCCTCTCCCAAAGAAATGCTCCCCTTGGTCGACAAACCACTCATTCAATATGTCGTTGAGGAAGCGGTCGCCGCCGGCATTCAGCAGATCATCATTATCACGGGGCGCGGCAAGCGCGCCATTGAAGACCACTTCGATATCTCCTTCGAGTTAGAAGAGACCCTCAGACAAAACGGAAAGATCGAGCTGATCGAGAGCCTCCGGAAGATCTCCGACATGGCCGATTTTTGTTATATCCGTCAGCGGCAGGCGCTCGGACTCGGACACGCGATCCTCTCTGCGAAGAATTTAGTCGGCGACGAATCTTTCGCCGTTCTGCTGGGGGATGATATCATCGACCATCGCACTTCCGCCCTTCAGCAGATGATCGATCTTTATCAGAAAAACCCGGCCCCTTTAATCGGCGTCCAGCGGGTCCCGAAAGCCGACGTTCGCCAATATGGCATCATCCAGGCCGACGCGGCCGTCGATGGACTTTATAAGATCAGAGATCTGATCGAAAAGCCGACCCCGAAGGAGGCCCCTTCCAATTTGGCCGTGATCGGACGCTATATCCTCACCCCGGAGATCTTCGAGCTCCTCGAAAAAACCAAACCGGGCAAAAACAATGAGATCCAATTGACCGACGCCCTCAAAGAGCTCGCCCGGATTCGCACGATCTATGGCTATATCATCGAGGGAAAACGCTTCGATGCCGGCGATAAGCTCGGCTTCCTAAAAGCGACGGTGGAAATGGGCCTGAAGAACCCCGAACTCGGCAAAGAATTCAAGAAATATCTAAAAGACCTCCCCCTTTAG
- the lon gene encoding endopeptidase La — MIVPNHFDVGVFVPSKKSEKQRSEVPEKLPLLPVRDIVIFPHMVLPLFVGREISIKAIEAALAGNRMVLLAAQKSSEVEAPKPEDIYQVGTAGTIMRMLRLPDGRVKILVQGVAKARVRSFLQTAPYYEVGVEPLTDIVSKEDPLEIEAAVRTVKEQMGKIVGYGKLLVPDILSVIENLEDPGRLADMIASHLGLKVETGQTVLETLDPVKRLREIGDLLTKELDVLSVQQKIQAEAKGEMDRTQREYFLREQLKAIQKELGETDERVEEIQEFRTKVADAKMPEKVAKEAERQVKRLEKMHPDSAEASTVRTYLEWLVELPWEVTTKDNLDLHAAKKVLDEDHYDLERVKDRILEYLAVRKMKEKMKGPILCFVGPPGVGKTSLGKSIARALGREFVRISLGGIRDEAEIRGHRRTYVGSLPGRIIQGIRQAGSNNPVFMMDEIDKVGMDFRGDPSAALLEVLDPEQNQSFSDHYLGVPFDLSNVMFIMTANQIDPIPAPLRDRMEIIDISGYTTEEKVGIARNFLIPRQMSEHGVPADTVALSDKAVELIAMQYTHEAGVRNLEREIAHVLRKVARKLAEGREKRYRISPANLHHYLGIPKFLPEAEQEKDEVGVATGLAWTPAGGDIIRIEATLMKGRGGLTLTGHLGDVMKESAQAALSYIRSMEKGMGIKADLFSKNDIHIHVPAGAIPKDGPSAGITMATALASVLTGKAIRRDVAMTGEVTLRGRVLPIGGLKEKLLAAKRAGMKTVVLPKRNEKDLEEVPRHIQRGLALVFADHMDTVLSTAFHLKKPAPEVAKAPAKAVKSRRRTRIAQTVATL; from the coding sequence ATGATCGTCCCGAATCATTTTGATGTAGGAGTGTTTGTGCCTTCAAAAAAATCAGAGAAACAGCGCAGTGAAGTTCCGGAGAAGCTCCCGCTTCTTCCGGTCCGGGATATTGTCATTTTTCCCCACATGGTCCTTCCCCTCTTTGTCGGTCGAGAGATTTCCATCAAGGCCATTGAAGCGGCGCTGGCCGGGAACCGGATGGTTCTCCTGGCGGCCCAGAAATCGTCGGAGGTGGAAGCGCCGAAGCCCGAGGATATTTATCAGGTCGGGACCGCCGGAACGATCATGCGGATGCTTCGGCTCCCCGATGGGCGGGTGAAGATTCTGGTGCAGGGGGTGGCCAAAGCACGGGTCCGGTCCTTCCTTCAAACGGCCCCTTATTATGAAGTCGGTGTCGAACCGCTGACCGATATCGTCTCCAAGGAAGATCCGCTTGAGATCGAAGCCGCGGTTCGGACGGTGAAGGAGCAGATGGGAAAGATCGTCGGCTATGGAAAACTTCTTGTCCCCGACATCCTCTCCGTCATCGAAAATTTGGAAGACCCGGGCCGCCTTGCCGACATGATTGCCTCCCACCTCGGCCTGAAGGTCGAAACGGGCCAGACCGTTCTTGAGACGCTCGACCCGGTGAAACGCCTTCGCGAAATCGGCGACCTGCTGACAAAAGAGCTCGATGTCCTCTCGGTGCAGCAGAAAATCCAGGCCGAAGCAAAGGGAGAGATGGACCGCACCCAACGGGAATACTTCCTGCGCGAGCAGCTCAAAGCGATTCAAAAAGAGCTGGGGGAGACCGATGAGCGGGTCGAAGAGATTCAGGAATTTCGCACCAAGGTCGCCGACGCAAAGATGCCGGAGAAGGTCGCCAAGGAGGCGGAGCGGCAGGTAAAGCGGCTGGAGAAGATGCATCCCGATTCGGCGGAGGCCTCGACCGTTCGGACCTATCTCGAATGGTTGGTGGAGCTTCCCTGGGAGGTCACCACGAAAGACAACCTCGACCTCCACGCGGCAAAGAAGGTCTTGGATGAGGACCACTACGATCTGGAGCGGGTGAAGGATCGGATCCTGGAATACCTGGCCGTCCGAAAGATGAAAGAGAAGATGAAGGGGCCGATCCTCTGTTTCGTCGGGCCTCCCGGCGTCGGGAAGACCTCGCTCGGAAAATCGATCGCCCGCGCGCTGGGACGCGAGTTCGTCCGGATCTCGCTCGGCGGCATTCGGGACGAGGCGGAGATCCGCGGACACCGGCGGACTTATGTCGGCTCGCTCCCCGGACGGATCATCCAAGGGATCCGCCAGGCCGGCTCGAACAATCCGGTCTTTATGATGGACGAGATCGACAAGGTCGGGATGGACTTTCGCGGCGACCCCTCCGCCGCCTTGCTGGAGGTGCTCGATCCGGAGCAAAACCAGAGCTTTTCGGATCATTATCTCGGCGTCCCCTTCGACCTCTCGAACGTCATGTTCATCATGACCGCCAATCAGATCGATCCGATCCCGGCGCCGTTGCGAGACCGGATGGAAATAATCGATATTTCGGGATATACCACGGAGGAGAAGGTCGGCATCGCGCGAAACTTTCTCATCCCCCGACAGATGTCGGAGCATGGCGTCCCCGCCGACACCGTTGCCCTCTCGGACAAAGCGGTGGAGTTGATTGCCATGCAATACACCCACGAAGCGGGGGTCCGCAACCTCGAGCGGGAGATCGCGCATGTCCTTCGGAAGGTGGCCAGAAAGCTCGCCGAGGGGAGAGAGAAGCGCTACCGGATCAGCCCTGCGAACCTCCATCACTACCTCGGCATCCCCAAATTTCTTCCCGAAGCCGAACAGGAGAAAGATGAGGTCGGGGTCGCAACCGGATTGGCCTGGACGCCGGCCGGCGGCGACATTATTCGGATTGAGGCGACGTTGATGAAGGGCCGGGGCGGGCTCACCCTCACCGGGCACCTCGGCGACGTCATGAAAGAGTCGGCCCAGGCGGCCCTCTCCTACATCCGCTCGATGGAGAAGGGGATGGGAATCAAAGCCGACCTCTTCTCAAAGAACGACATCCACATTCATGTTCCGGCGGGGGCGATTCCGAAAGATGGCCCCTCGGCCGGAATTACCATGGCGACCGCATTGGCCTCGGTCCTTACCGGCAAAGCGATCCGCCGCGACGTCGCGATGACCGGCGAGGTGACCCTGCGGGGCCGGGTCCTTCCGATCGGCGGCCTCAAGGAGAAGCTCTTGGCGGCCAAACGGGCCGGGATGAAGACGGTGGTCCTCCCGAAGCGGAATGAAAAAGACCTCGAAGAGGTCCCCCGGCATATTCAACGGGGACTCGCTCTGGTTTTCGCCGATCACATGGACACTGTTCTGTCGACCGCCTTTCATCTGAAGAAACCGGCGCCGGAAGTGGCCAAGGCTCCGGCCAAGGCGGTAAAATCCCGTCGGCGGACCCGGATCGCGCAGACCGTCGCCACCCTCTAG
- the thiL gene encoding thiamine-phosphate kinase, with protein sequence MDLRQLGEFGLIDRIQKWFPPPAATVPLGIGDDAAAIRTDPRQYLLLTTDSQIEGVHFDLSFSSLQQVGYKSVMVNVSDIAAMGGTPRYLLISLGLTDRQSVREVDQLYRGIRKASREAGLDLLGGNIAATPGPFFLSPTLVGEVPKKEMVTRSGAREGDAIYVTGTLGEAAAGLALLKKGIEERRFTRLLGRHRTPQARWKEGRLLAQERIASAMIDLSDGLAADLRHLTDQSGVGAELEAHLLPLSARLKEVALQLGADPLEYGLAGGEDYELLFSVPIRKIKRLEALINGGLIQARRIGWTRSRRLGLKLKDSQGRTRPLAAGGWDHLRRNGGNSGWD encoded by the coding sequence ATGGACCTCCGCCAACTCGGCGAGTTCGGGTTGATTGACCGGATTCAGAAGTGGTTTCCCCCGCCGGCCGCGACCGTGCCACTCGGCATCGGCGATGATGCGGCGGCGATCCGTACCGACCCCCGGCAATACCTCCTCCTCACCACAGACAGCCAGATCGAAGGGGTCCACTTCGATCTCTCCTTCTCCAGCCTCCAACAGGTCGGCTACAAATCGGTCATGGTAAACGTAAGCGACATCGCGGCAATGGGGGGAACGCCCCGTTATCTGCTGATTTCGCTCGGCCTCACCGACCGACAATCGGTGAGAGAGGTCGATCAGCTCTACCGCGGCATCCGGAAAGCAAGCCGTGAGGCGGGGCTCGACCTCCTCGGCGGGAATATCGCCGCGACACCCGGTCCTTTCTTTCTCTCCCCCACGCTGGTCGGCGAGGTGCCGAAAAAAGAGATGGTCACCCGTAGCGGGGCGCGGGAGGGAGATGCAATCTACGTCACCGGGACGCTCGGAGAGGCCGCCGCCGGACTCGCCCTCTTGAAAAAAGGGATTGAGGAACGGCGATTCACCCGGCTTCTCGGTCGCCATCGGACACCGCAGGCCCGATGGAAAGAAGGACGGCTTTTGGCACAAGAGCGGATCGCTTCGGCGATGATCGACCTCTCGGACGGGCTCGCCGCCGACCTTCGCCACCTCACCGATCAAAGCGGCGTCGGCGCTGAGTTAGAGGCCCATCTTCTGCCCCTCTCCGCGCGCCTGAAGGAAGTGGCTTTACAATTAGGTGCCGATCCGCTAGAGTATGGTTTAGCGGGTGGTGAAGATTACGAGCTTCTTTTTTCTGTTCCAATCCGGAAGATAAAGCGGCTGGAAGCGCTCATTAACGGTGGGCTGATTCAGGCGCGGCGGATCGGGTGGACAAGGTCTCGACGGCTCGGTTTGAAGCTAAAAGATTCCCAAGGCCGAACACGCCCCCTTGCTGCCGGCGGATGGGATCATCTCCGAAGGAACGGCGGGAATAGCGGATGGGATTGA
- a CDS encoding DUF2062 domain-containing protein — MGLISKVKEQALRVLSLNDTPHRIALAFALGVFIAFSPLLGLHFFLAFLLAWLFNLNRVAILFGAFVNNPWTFTPITLSSTWFGIELCCKAREIPPINWENITISNMAVQLKSYFFPFVLGSVLLGLLFSIIGYFLMLWTISQYRKIKKTRSAESSSTS; from the coding sequence ATGGGATTGATTTCGAAGGTGAAGGAGCAGGCGCTGCGGGTGCTCTCGTTGAACGACACCCCCCACCGCATTGCCCTCGCCTTTGCCCTGGGCGTTTTTATCGCCTTCTCTCCTCTGCTCGGTCTTCACTTTTTTCTGGCCTTTTTATTAGCTTGGCTTTTCAATCTCAACCGGGTGGCAATTCTCTTCGGCGCCTTCGTCAACAATCCCTGGACCTTTACTCCGATTACACTTTCTTCCACCTGGTTTGGGATCGAGCTTTGCTGCAAGGCCCGCGAGATTCCGCCGATCAATTGGGAGAACATTACGATCTCCAATATGGCGGTGCAGCTGAAATCCTATTTTTTCCCTTTTGTGCTCGGATCGGTGTTGCTGGGACTGCTCTTTTCCATCATCGGCTATTTTTTGATGCTTTGGACGATCTCTCAATACCGAAAGATAAAAAAAACGAGATCGGCCGAGTCTTCCAGCACATCATAA